A stretch of Mya arenaria isolate MELC-2E11 chromosome 14, ASM2691426v1 DNA encodes these proteins:
- the LOC128218024 gene encoding ADP-ribosylation factor 4 has translation MGLTISSVFNRLFGKKAMRILMVGLDAAGKTTILYKLKLGEIVTTIPTIGFNVETVDYKNISFTVWDVGGQDKIRPLWRHYFQNTQGLIFVVDSNDAERVDEAKDELSKMLSEDELRDAALLVFANKQDLPNAMPTSTLVDRLGLNSMRNKTWHIQATCATQGNGLYEGLDWLSEELGKR, from the exons ATGGGGTTGACGATTTCTTCAGTGTTTAACCGGCTCTTCGGGAAAAAAGCAATGAGAATTTTGATGG ttGGCCTTGATGCGGCAGGAAAGACCACCATACTCTACAAGTTAAAGCTTGGAGAAATTGTTACAACCATTCCAACTATAG GTTTTAACGTTGAGACCGTAGATTACAAGAACATCAGCTTCACCGTGTGGGATGTTGGCGGTCAGGACAAGATCCGTCCGTTGTGGAGACACTACTTCCAGAACACACAGGGACTCATCTTTGTCGTCGACAGCAACGATGCCGAGAGAGTCGATGAGGCAAAAGACGAACTCTCCAAAATG TTAAGTGAAGACGAGCTGCGGGATGCTGCCCTGCTGGTGTTTGCCAACAAACAAGACCTGCCCAACGCCATGCCAACATCAACACTCGTAGATAGACTTGGACTCAACAGCATGAGAAACAAAACA TGGCACATCCAGGCGACATGCGCGACGCAGGGCAATGGTTTGTACGAAGGCCTGGACTGGTTGTCTGAGGAATTGGGGAAGAGATGA
- the LOC128217091 gene encoding uncharacterized protein LOC128217091, with product MSSERFIDGLCEPNFDLKNCSTGLLVSPCSCTDYSQCVNQVIVTSQCAPGTTFDGKGCTDEKFVCDDNETPWNRCIVTDDRLEQLKILCSPNISTTSTQTLPQTTVASSQTTEAPSAISAGLVIGLIIAGAVFAIVVIALVIWFRKRRKHSGIPSKRGTLAENPEYFENGNRDDPYDTIPGSIPDMMSDPTYNSEVIENSTLSPSNGTFLPSRMEPEEVEYDNSAFKEEPNKEASGYTDTLRRSIREYETPISATAKKSEGTSADDTASDFGANGSNLVDGRHSADIFDSDMNTDL from the exons ATGTCTTCGGAGCGGTTTATTGATG GTCTATGCGAGCCAAATTTCGATCTGAAGAACTGTAGTACGGGTTTACTTGTAAGCCCATGCAGCTGTACGGACTACTCTCAATGTGTTAACCAGGTGATCGTCACCTCCCAGTGTGCCCCTGGAACCACATTCGACGGAAAAGGCTGTACGGACGAAAAATTTGTCTGTGATGATAACGAAACTCCGTGGAATCGTTGCATTGTTACAG ACGATCGACTTGAGCAGCTAAAGATTCTGTGTAGTCCGAACATCTCCACGACCTCTACTCAAACACTTCCGCAAACTACCGTGGCATCTTCGCAAACTACCGAGGCACCGAGCGCGATCTCGGCCGGTCTTGTGATTGGTCTAATCATTGCCGGAGCAGTTTTTGCCATCGTCGTAATTGCCCTCGTCATCTGGTTCAGGAAACGAAGGAAGCACTCCGG AATACCCAGTAAGCGGGGAACGTTGGCGGAGAACCCTGAGTACTTTGAGAACGGGAACCGGGACGACCCCTACGACACAATACCCGGCAGCATACCGGACATGATG TCTGACCCCACCTACAACTCAGAGGTGATCGAAAACTCAACATTGTCTCCCTCGAACGGAACATTTCTACCTAGCCGCATGGAACCAGAGGAAGTAGAATACGACAACTCCGCCTTTAAGGAAGAACCAAACAAGGAAGCTTCCGGTTACACGGACACATTGCGGCGTTCTATCCGCGAGTATGAGACTCCTATAAGTGCCACTGCAAAGAAAAGTGAAGGAACTTCAGCTGATGATACAGCAAGTGATTTTGGTGCAAATGGTTCAAATTTGGTGGACGGTCGGCATTCCGCGGACATTTTCGACAGCGATATGAACACGGACCTGTAA